From the Actinomadura luzonensis genome, the window TGCGGCCGCCCGCGGTGCCGTGGGGCCGATCAGGCGGGGCGCCGAGCACGAGATCGAGGGTACGCCGACCGCGTGAGCGTGCTGCCCGGCGAGCGGTTCGGCCTGCGCGTCTCGACCACCGCGCCGCGCTTCACCGCCGTCGCCTTCCGGATGGGCGCCCGGCCCGCCGCCGTGTGGCGCTCGCCGCAGGTCGAGGGCGTGCGGCAGCCGCCCGCCCGGCTCGTGCGCGGCACGGTGACCGCCGCGCACTGGCGTCCCTCGCTCACGGTCGACACCACCGGCTGGCCCGAGGGCCCCTACCTGATCAGGCTGGACGCCTCCACCGGCGCCCAGCGGTACGTGCCGGTCACCGTGCGGTCGGCGTCGGTCCGGGGCCGGGTGGTGCTGCTGGACGGGGTCACCACCTGGCAGGCGTACAACCTGTGGGGCGGTCGCAGCCTCTACCTGGGCCCGGGCGGGTTCGCCGGCCGGTCCCGCGCGGTCACCTTCGACCGTCCCTACGACGGCTCCGGCGCCCGCCTGTTCCTCGACTTCGAGCAGCCGGCGTTCGCCGAGGCCGAGCGGACCGGCGTGCCGCTGGCGTACCTGACCAGCCTCGACCTGCGGCCGGGCGCGCTGGACGGGGCCCGCGCGGTGATCTCGCTCGGCCACGACGAGTACTGGTCGCCGCGGATGCGCGCGACGCTCACGCGGGCCCGCGACCAGGGCGTCAACCTCGCCTTCCTCGGCGCGAACGCCGTCTACTGGCGCATCGCCCTGCGCGGCCGCACGGTCGCCTGCGACAAGGAGCGGGAGTGCCTGCTGTGGCGCGAGACCCGGCCGGAGAGCGAGCTGGTGGGCCAGATGTACGACTGCTTCCCGGCGGAGGGCGCCTACACCGTCACCCGTCCCCGCCACTGGATCTTCGCCGGCACCCGGGGCACGCGCTTCCCCGGCATGGCGGGCGTGGAGACCGACCGGGTGCAGCGCGGCTCGCCCGCCGGCGTCGAGGTGCTGGCCGAGTCGCGGTTCTCCTGCGGCGGGCGGGCGACGGTGGCGAACAGCACGTACTACGTCGCGCCGAGCGGGGCCGGGGTGTTCGCCTCGGGGACGATGCGCTGGGTGTGCGCCATGCGCGGGCGGGCCTGCGGCCACGGCGTGCCGCAGGCGGCGGCGGCCTTCACCCGGCGGGCGACGGCGAACCTGCTGGCCCGCTTCGCCCGCGGCCCGGCCGGGCGTCCGGGGAGCCCGACCGCCGACCGGCCCGTCAGCCCGCCCGCCGCAGCAGCAGGCTCTCGGTGATCGGCGACTCGTGGGTGCCGGCCACGGTGCAGGCGTGCGCCCCCGCGATCGCCCCCAGCCGGACGCACTCCTCCAGCGGCCGGCCGCGCAGGGTGCCGTACAGGAAGCCGGAGACGAACGCGTCGCCCGCGCCGTTGCTGTCGGCGACCGGCCCCGGCAGCGGCTCGGCGGGGAAGGCCCGCACCTCGCCGTCGTGACCGCCCGGGCCAGGGTCGCGGGTCAGCACGAGGCAGCCGTCGGCGCCGCGCGTGCACACCACGGTGCGGGCGCGGCCCCGCGCCAGGATCCCGCGCATCGCGGCGGCCGGGTCGGGCAGCGCCACGGCCGACAGGAACACCAGGTCGGAGCGGTAGGCGAAGTCCTTGTGGTAGTCGTTGACGCCGTCCCAGTCGTGCAGGTCGGTGGAG encodes:
- a CDS encoding N,N-dimethylformamidase beta subunit family domain-containing protein encodes the protein MSVLPGERFGLRVSTTAPRFTAVAFRMGARPAAVWRSPQVEGVRQPPARLVRGTVTAAHWRPSLTVDTTGWPEGPYLIRLDASTGAQRYVPVTVRSASVRGRVVLLDGVTTWQAYNLWGGRSLYLGPGGFAGRSRAVTFDRPYDGSGARLFLDFEQPAFAEAERTGVPLAYLTSLDLRPGALDGARAVISLGHDEYWSPRMRATLTRARDQGVNLAFLGANAVYWRIALRGRTVACDKERECLLWRETRPESELVGQMYDCFPAEGAYTVTRPRHWIFAGTRGTRFPGMAGVETDRVQRGSPAGVEVLAESRFSCGGRATVANSTYYVAPSGAGVFASGTMRWVCAMRGRACGHGVPQAAAAFTRRATANLLARFARGPAGRPGSPTADRPVSPPAAAAGSR